From Marmota flaviventris isolate mMarFla1 chromosome X, mMarFla1.hap1, whole genome shotgun sequence, the proteins below share one genomic window:
- the Gprasp1 gene encoding G-protein coupled receptor-associated sorting protein 1, with translation MTGAEIEPGTQAMPEKKSGEDVLGMAEIENEVPLVVRPKIRIPAQIMTGARPKTKTKLMPGARSKMESSTAVGLHTKGKTKVNLGSRFKDDVKAWTQKPFGAEPMSKTDGMSQNNAKDSPLVSTDSGLVTKTKCLSVGRELVNMDIDNFPRKKTHSQVGFQSSFGLEEVTNVGSWCSPGPISKQEASQNSNFKWVDRSVNSWFCSGDEVNTKFHPRNRMKASTRSRHMAKQEVDIMSRRKNKQEFYIVSSSGSEDESVKTSWFWDKEKTNSWYRSKSREEANARSWFRSKKEFYVESSSGSDCENNMKSLFWAGEEAKSRSKHRARNEASKRVRHNARREPSINVMSASLDVIKKESWFWNEEKDNSFLRSKIKKESRARALAKGEAKTKARARAKREAMSEEEVFIGTWFWDTDEPSMMDGASVKSSPQVEDESIFGTWFWTNEETNVETEASCKSRPRVEEEPAGNSYFEAGEKKTSMEIEAEAISESVLAANDEEAIVGSWFWASEEAKLEPEEETIFGPWFWGIDEPRVESGVGMSSESRPRSGEEVIDPWFWAGEVNIEAGVGEETRSESEEEAVFVSWFWSENQTHMDSGAEASCDIMPGTAEEEEEDEPIFGSWFWAGIDACVEAEVNSKSMLEDEDEAVISSWFGAREEASVKYGAGGRYKFMAEAEDTDNRSCFWAEEEPCVYPSNRGSWKSRPEEEEDTVDSWFLSRKYSRPEATVGSWLWAAGEGSIDHETGEEAKLPTEEETTIKSWFWKEEEAIIDVTDRKEFSSVAEEEDIIGSWFWAGEEHRLEAPAEAGEENRLALEDEPMVGSWFGAKEEAIRAAEFCGKYGSNTNEEEVVVGSWFWEEASLEAVETGDILLQESKPETKEEEISVGSCFWTEEAIVEAGSQAVEEMSSKIEEETIFGSWFWAGKEFNRESGICYVPKPEDDEEMIVESWFWSGDKAIKETGTVASCEFMPENEEGALFGSCLESKEEVNNSTSNETNYESGTLADEDEDIVGSWFWAGDEAHFESNPTPVFRAICKPRYSIEQEPDPSRRPQTWEEVTVQFKPGPWSRIGFSSLSPSRFPKEAASLFFEMFGGKPKHVELSPEGEEQESLHQPEPEFPFQYDPSYRSVREIREHLRARESAEPENWSCSCIQCELRIGSEEFEELLLLMDKIRDPFIHEISKIAMGMRSASQFTRDFIRDSGIVSLIETLLNYPSSRVRTRFLENMIRMAPPYPNLNMIQTYVCQVCEETLSYGIDSLEQLSGLRMIEHLTITTDYHELVANYMPGFLCLLATGNTATRFHILKILLNLSENLVMTKDLLSAGAMSEFMGIFNREETNDNIQIVLEMFENISNNIKKDAVFADDDINLDPLISAFHEAEKFAKELQRKINHQNDPEADQEKSYE, from the coding sequence ATGACTGGGGCAGAGATTGAGCCTGGTACCCAGGCAATGCCTGAAAAGAAGTCTGGGGAAGATGTTTTAGGCATGGCTGAGATAGAGAATGAAGTCCCTTTGGTGGTCCGACCCAAGATTAGGATACCTGCCCAGATAATGACTGGAGCAAGGCCAAAAACAAAGACCAAGCTCATGCCTGGAGCAAGGTCCAAAATGGAATCCAGTACAGCAGTTGGGCTACATACTAAGGGTAAAACTAAGGTAAACCTTGGGTCAAGATTCAAGGATGATGTTAAAGCCTGGACCCAGAAACCATTTGGGGCTGAACCCATGTCAAAGACAGATGGAATGTCCCAAAACAATGCCAAAGACTCCCCACTTGTCAGTACTGATTCTGGGTTGGTTACTAAAACTAAGTGCCTGTCTGTGGGTAGAGAACTGGTTAATATGGACATTGACAACTTTCCTAGAAAGAAGACTCATTCTCAAGTGGGATTCCAATCTTCATTTGGGTTAGAAGAGGTAACCAATGTTGGGTCCTGGTGCTCTCCAGGTCCTATATCCAAACAAGAGGCCTCTCagaattccaattttaaatgGGTAGACAGATCTGTGAATTCCTGGTTCTGTAGTGGAGATGAAGTCAATACAAAATTTCATCCTAGGAACAGGATGAAAGCCAGTACCAGGTCCAGGCACATGGCCAAACAAGAGGTAGATATCATGTCTAGGCgcaaaaacaagcaggagttttaTATTGTGTCTAGTTCTGGTTCTGAGGATGAGTCTGTTAAGACATCCTGGTTCTGGGACAAAGAAAAGACTAATTCCTGGTACAGGTCCAAGTCCAGGGAGGAGGCCAATGCCAGGTCCTGGTTCAGGTCTAAGAAAGAATTCTATGTTGAATCCAGTTCTGGGTCTGATTGTGAAAATAATATGAAGTCCTTGTTCTGGGCTGGAGAAGAGGCCAAATCCAGGTCCAAACACAGAGCTAGGAATGAGGCCAGTAAGAGGGTCAGGCACAATGCTAGGCGAGAACCTAGCATCAACGTCATGTCTGCATCTTTAGATGTAATAAAAAAAGAGTCTTGGTTCTGGAATGAAGAAAAGGATAATTCATTTTTAAGGTCCAAAATCAAGAAAGAGTCCAGGGCCAGAGCACTGGCAAAGGGAGAAGCCAAAACCAAGGCCAGAGCCAGGGCCAAGCGAGAAGCCATGTCAGAGGAGGAGGTCTTCATTGGAACCTGGTTTTGGGATACAGATGAGCCCAGCATGATGGATGGGGCCAGTGTCAAATCCAGTCCACAAGTGGAGGATGAGTCTATTTTTGGGACTTGGTTCTGGACTAATGAAGAGACCAATGTGGAGACTGAGGCTAGCTGTAAATCCAGACCTAGGGTTGAGGAGGAGCCTGCTGGTAATTCCTATTTTGAggctggggaaaaaaagaccaGTATGGAAATTGAGGCAGAGGCCATCTCTGAATCTGTACTAGCAGCTAATGATGAAGAGGCCATTGTTGGTTCCTGGTTTTGGGCTAGTGAAGAAGCTAAACTGGAACCTGAGGAAGAGACAATTTTTGGGCCTTGGTTCTGGGGTATTGATGAGCCCAGGGTGGAATCTGGTGTTGGCATGAGCTCTGAGTCCAGGCCAAGGTCTGGGGAAGAAGTCATTGATCCCTGGTTCTGGGCTGGAGAAGTCAACATAGAAGCTGGGGTTGGAGAAGAGACCAGGTCAGAATCAGAAGAAGAGGCAGTATTTGTGTCCTGGTTTTGGTCTGAAAACCAGACCCATATGGATTCTGGGGCTGAAGCTAGTTGTGATATCATGCCAGGGactgcagaggaggaagaagaggatgaGCCTATATTTGGTTCCTGGTTCTGGGCTGGAATAGATGCTTGTGTGGAGGCTGAAGTCAACAGCAAGTCTATGCTGGAGGATGAGGATGAGGCCGTTATATCATCTTGGTTTGGGGCCAGAGAAGAGGCCAGTGTGAAGTATGGAGCTGGTGGCAGATACAAGTTTATGGCAGAAGCAGAGGATACTGATAATAGGTCTTGCTTCTGGGCAGAAGAAGAACCCTGTGTGTATCCTTCCAACAGAGGAAGTTGGAAGTCTAgacctgaggaggaggaggacactgTTGATTCATGGTTCTTGTCTAGAAAATATTCAAGACCAGAAGCCACTGTAGGGTCCTGGTTGTGGGCTGCAGGAGAGGGCAGTATAGATCATGAGACTGGAGAAGAGGCCAAGTTACCAACTGAAGAGGAGACCACGATCAAGTCCTGGTTCtggaaagaagaagaagccaTTATAGATGTTACCGACAGAAAGGAGTTCAGTTCAGTAGCTGAGGAGGAAGATATTATTGGTTCTTGGTTCTGGGCTGGGGAAGAGCATAGGCTTGAGGcaccagctgaggcaggagaagagaACAGGCTAGCACTTGAGGATGAACCTATGGTTGGTTCCTGGTTTGGGGCCAAGGAAGAGGCCATTAGAGCAGCTGAATTTTGCGGCAAATACGGTTCCAACACTAATGAAGAGGAAGTCGTTGTTGGGTCCTGGTTCTGGGAAGAGGCCAGTTTGGAGGCAGTGGAGACAGGGGACATCCTGTTACAGGAGTCCAAGCCTGAGACTAAGGAGGAGGAAATCAGTGTTGGGTCCTGTTTCTGGACTGAAGAAGCCATTGTAGAGGCTGGGTCTCAGGCAGTAGAAGAAATGAGTTCAAAGATCGAAGAGGAGACCATTTTTGGGTCCTGGTTCTGGGCTGGAAAAGAATTCAATAGAGAATCAGGAATATGCTATGTGCCTAAGCCAGAGGATGATGAAGAGATGATTGTTGAGTCTTGGTTCTGGTCTGGAGACAAGGCCATTAAGGAAACTGGAACTGTGGCCTCCTGTGAGTTCATGCCAGAAAATGAGGAAGGGGCACTTTTTGGGTCTTGTCTTGAATCTAAAGAGGAAGTGAATAATAGTACTAGCAATGAAACCAACTACGAGTCCGGGACATTAGCTGATGAAGATGAGGACATAGTGGGGTCCTGGTTCTGGGCAGGAGATGAGGCCCATTTTGAATCAAATCCAACCCCTGTGTTCAGGGCCATTTGCAAGCCTAGGTATTCCATTGAGCAGGAACCTGATCCTTCACGCAGACCCCAGACCTGGGAAGAGGTCACTGTTCAGTTCAAGCCTGGTCCATGGTCTAGGATTGGCTTTTCATCCTTAAGCCCCTCTAGATTTCCAAAAGAAGCAGCATCTCTATTCTTTGAAATGTTTGGGGGAAAGCCAAAGCATGTGGAACTTAGCCCAGAAGGGGAAGAGCAGGAATCTTTACATCAGCCTGAACCTGAATTCCCATTTCAGTATGATCCCTCCTACCGGTCTGTGCGGGAAATTCGAGAGCATCTTAGGGCCAGGGAGAGTGCAGAGCCTGAGAATTGGTCCTGCAGCTGTATACAGTGTGAGCTTAGAATTGGTTCTGAAGAGTTTGAAGAACTTCTTTTATTAATGGACAAAATTCGAGATCCTTTTATTCATGAAATATCTAAAATTGCAATGGGTATGAGAAGTGCTTCTCAATTTACCCGTGATTTCATTCGGGATTCAGGCATTGTCTCACTTATTGAAACCTTACTCAATTATCCATCCTCCCGAGTTAGGACAAGGTTTTTGGAAAACATGATTCGCATGGCTCCGCCTTATCCAAATCTAAACATGATTCAGACGTATGTATGTCAAGTGTGCGAGGAAACTCTTTCTTATGGTATAGATTCCCTTGAGCAGCTGTCTGGATTAAGGATGATTGAACATCTCACTATTACTACTGACTATCATGAACTGGTTGCCAATTATATGCCTGGGTTTCTATGCTTACTAGCTACAGGCAATACTGCAACAAggtttcatattttgaaaatactacTGAATTTGTCTGAAAATCTTGTCATGACAAAAGACCTACTTAGTGCTGGAGCAATGTCAGAATTTATGGGTATCTTTAACAGGgaagagacaaatgacaatattcAAATTGTTCTTGAAATGTTTGAGAATATCAGTAACAATATCAAGAAAGATGCAGTGTTTGCTGATGATGATATCAATCTTGATCCACTTATTTCTGCATTCCACGAAGCTGAGAAATTTGCTAAagaattacaaaggaaaataaaccatCAAAATGACCCTGAAGCTGATCaagaaaaatcatatgaataA